The following proteins are co-located in the candidate division WOR-3 bacterium genome:
- the rpsE gene encoding 30S ribosomal protein S5, producing the protein MALFEEFERESSELIENIVYINRVTKVTKGGKNLKMSVWVVVGDGNGRVGIGHGKAAETPEAIQKALRRARKNLKQCVIKNGTLPYEVIVKEGASEILLKPAAPGTGIIATQAVRAVLEAAGYQNVLTKSLGSNNPINLMKATYKAVTSLVDPERIIKERGLNPEKVLRRFGRVTKASESTTN; encoded by the coding sequence ATGGCACTTTTTGAAGAATTTGAAAGGGAAAGTTCTGAACTAATTGAAAATATAGTTTATATCAACAGAGTTACAAAAGTTACAAAGGGTGGCAAAAACCTTAAAATGTCGGTGTGGGTGGTTGTGGGTGACGGAAATGGTAGAGTGGGAATCGGACACGGGAAAGCTGCTGAAACTCCAGAGGCAATACAAAAAGCCCTCAGGAGGGCTCGCAAAAACCTGAAGCAGTGTGTGATCAAAAATGGAACTCTACCTTATGAAGTGATTGTCAAGGAAGGTGCATCGGAGATTTTACTCAAACCTGCTGCCCCTGGTACAGGTATTATTGCAACTCAAGCGGTTAGAGCTGTTCTTGAAGCGGCTGGTTATCAGAATGTTCTGACTAAGTCCTTGGGGTCCAATAACCCTATTAACCTTATGAAGGCTACTTATAAGGCTGTGACCTCGCTGGTGGATCCAGAAAGAATCATAAAGGAAAGGGGGCTTAACCCAGAAAAAGTTTTAAGGAGGTTTGGCCGTGTCACAAAAGCTTCTGAAAGTACAACAAATTAA
- the rplR gene encoding 50S ribosomal protein L18 — MDRETKVLRRKRRHLRVRKKVKGTEERPRLVVFRSAKHIYAQLVIDPPIGPCKVICGASTLSPEIREEVKGLKGKIEKAKLVGKLIAKRALEKGFKKVVFDRAGYKYHGRVKALAEAAREAGLEF; from the coding sequence ATGGATAGGGAAACTAAGGTTTTGAGGAGAAAAAGACGCCATTTAAGGGTCAGAAAAAAGGTTAAAGGAACGGAAGAACGACCAAGACTTGTAGTTTTCAGATCAGCAAAGCACATATACGCTCAATTGGTTATTGACCCACCCATTGGCCCTTGCAAAGTGATTTGTGGCGCTTCTACTCTTTCCCCTGAAATCCGCGAAGAGGTAAAGGGATTAAAAGGGAAAATCGAAAAGGCTAAGCTCGTTGGAAAATTGATTGCAAAGAGAGCTCTCGAGAAGGGTTTCAAGAAAGTGGTTTTCGATAGAGCTGGCTATAAATATCATGGTAGAGTGAAAGCACTGGCGGAAGCTGCCAGGGAAGCTGGCCTTGAATTTTAG
- the rpsK gene encoding 30S ribosomal protein S11, with protein sequence MAAPKKTRESQAQRRKRKAKIVEPVGIAHVYSTFNNTIVTITDLKGNTITWASGGTVGFTGTRKGTPFAAGSAAQKAAKEAKDLGLQKVEVWVKGPGPGRETAIRAIQSAGLEVIGIKDVTPIPHNGCRPPKRRRV encoded by the coding sequence ATGGCAGCACCTAAGAAAACGAGGGAGTCGCAAGCACAGAGAAGAAAGAGAAAGGCAAAAATAGTTGAGCCCGTAGGGATTGCTCATGTTTATTCAACTTTTAATAATACTATTGTGACTATTACTGATTTGAAGGGCAATACCATCACGTGGGCAAGCGGAGGAACGGTCGGGTTTACTGGAACCAGAAAAGGAACACCTTTTGCTGCTGGCTCTGCGGCCCAGAAAGCTGCAAAAGAAGCAAAAGATTTGGGTCTCCAGAAGGTTGAAGTCTGGGTTAAGGGCCCTGGACCAGGTAGAGAAACGGCAATAAGGGCTATTCAATCTGCCGGTCTTGAAGTCATCGGTATTAAAGATGTAACTCCAATACCTCATAATGGGTGCAGACCACCTAAGAGAAGGAGGGTTTAA
- the rplF gene encoding 50S ribosomal protein L6, translating to MSRIGKKPIEIPKGVEVKLNGNHIEVKGPKGKLEMDIHPDMMVKIEGNKIFVERPSDKKFHKALHGTTRQLINNMIEGVTKGFVKELEIVGTGYRAKMEGSKLVINVGFSHPVEFTPPPGIQFEVEGQNIIRVKGIDKYLVGDIAATIRRVRPPEPYKGKGIRYRGEIVRRKAGKAGVKAGGK from the coding sequence ATGTCGAGAATTGGAAAGAAACCTATTGAAATTCCAAAAGGTGTTGAGGTAAAGCTTAATGGCAACCATATTGAAGTCAAAGGACCCAAGGGTAAGCTCGAAATGGACATTCATCCTGACATGATGGTTAAGATCGAAGGGAATAAAATATTCGTGGAAAGGCCTTCAGACAAAAAATTCCATAAGGCATTGCATGGCACAACGAGGCAGCTTATCAACAATATGATTGAAGGCGTTACTAAAGGATTTGTAAAAGAACTGGAAATCGTGGGCACTGGTTATCGTGCAAAGATGGAGGGTTCAAAGCTTGTTATTAACGTTGGTTTTTCACATCCTGTTGAATTTACACCACCTCCTGGAATTCAATTTGAAGTAGAAGGACAAAACATTATTAGAGTAAAAGGAATTGACAAATATCTCGTTGGAGACATTGCAGCTACAATAAGAAGGGTGAGACCGCCTGAACCTTACAAAGGAAAAGGAATAAGGTATCGTGGTGAAATAGTGAGAAGAAAGGCTGGTAAGGCTGGTGTTAAAGCTGGAGGTAAGTAA
- the rplO gene encoding 50S ribosomal protein L15 — protein MDLSSLRPNEGAKKRKKRVGRGPGSGHGKTAGRGHKGQKARSGGAKPVWFEGGQMPLYRRLPKRGFKNPFRVEYQIVNLDILDKYFDAGDVVNRETLLQKGLIKDENKPVKVLGRGEVSRPFVIEVDKISESAKAKIEKAGGKINVKES, from the coding sequence ATGGATTTGAGTTCTTTACGTCCTAACGAAGGGGCCAAGAAAAGAAAGAAGAGGGTTGGAAGAGGCCCAGGATCAGGTCATGGTAAGACTGCAGGAAGGGGGCATAAGGGGCAAAAGGCAAGAAGTGGCGGAGCTAAGCCCGTATGGTTTGAAGGTGGGCAGATGCCCCTTTACAGAAGGTTGCCTAAGAGAGGGTTTAAAAACCCATTCCGCGTTGAATATCAGATTGTGAATCTTGATATCCTTGATAAATACTTTGACGCTGGTGATGTTGTGAATCGGGAAACACTTCTACAAAAAGGGTTGATAAAGGATGAAAATAAGCCGGTGAAAGTTCTCGGCCGCGGTGAGGTTTCGAGGCCTTTTGTCATAGAAGTAGACAAGATCTCGGAAAGTGCAAAAGCAAAAATTGAAAAAGCGGGTGGGAAAATAAATGTTAAAGAATCTTGA
- a CDS encoding adenylate kinase, producing MERIRLVFLGPPGAGKGTQADKLQNDFGIVKVSTGDILREAVSKGTTLGEVAKIYMERGELVPDDIIIGLVREKVLQFEQFVLDGFPRNVNQAEGLDRLLETLNKGLTGVIYFDVSNEEVKKRLLARRVCPSCKRVYNLITEPPKNDEVCDLCGVKLVKRSDDNEETIENRLKVYYQQTLPLLEYYERKALLKKVDGNQSPDEVYKNLLKIIGL from the coding sequence ATGGAGAGGATAAGGCTGGTATTTCTTGGACCTCCCGGTGCTGGCAAGGGAACCCAGGCGGATAAATTACAGAATGATTTCGGAATTGTTAAAGTTTCTACGGGTGATATTTTGAGAGAAGCTGTAAGTAAAGGAACGACTTTGGGGGAAGTAGCGAAGATTTATATGGAAAGAGGTGAACTTGTGCCTGACGATATTATTATTGGGCTGGTCAGGGAGAAGGTACTGCAGTTTGAACAGTTTGTTCTTGACGGTTTTCCAAGGAACGTGAATCAAGCGGAAGGTCTTGATCGCCTTCTGGAGACGCTAAATAAGGGCTTAACAGGAGTTATTTATTTTGATGTTTCGAATGAGGAAGTTAAAAAGAGGCTTTTAGCACGCAGGGTTTGCCCTTCTTGCAAGAGAGTTTATAACTTGATTACCGAACCACCAAAGAATGATGAGGTTTGTGATCTTTGCGGAGTTAAATTGGTAAAGCGCAGCGATGATAATGAAGAGACCATCGAGAATCGTCTTAAAGTCTATTACCAGCAAACTTTGCCTCTCTTAGAGTATTATGAGAGAAAGGCTCTTCTAAAGAAAGTTGATGGGAACCAATCTCCGGACGAGGTTTATAAGAATTTACTCAAGATTATTGGATTATGA
- the rpsD gene encoding 30S ribosomal protein S4, with translation MARYTGPKCRLCRREGIKLFLRGDRCKTNKCALERRKSVPGAPPGAARKKLSIYGMQLREKQKVKRIYGVLEAQFRRYFEMAKKMPGNTGENLLSLLERRLDNVCYLLGFAKSRNQARQLVRHGHVLVNGKKVDIPSYLVYVNDIIEVRENSRNIPFVVESLEERKTFDVPTWLELDKEHFRGRVVRLPERSDVTFPINETLIVELYSK, from the coding sequence ATGGCACGTTACACTGGCCCAAAGTGCAGATTGTGTAGAAGAGAAGGTATTAAGTTATTTTTAAGGGGCGATCGTTGTAAAACCAACAAATGCGCTCTTGAAAGAAGAAAGTCTGTTCCTGGTGCGCCCCCAGGTGCGGCTCGGAAAAAGTTATCTATTTACGGAATGCAGCTAAGAGAAAAGCAGAAAGTTAAGAGGATTTACGGTGTTTTAGAGGCTCAATTCAGAAGATACTTTGAAATGGCGAAAAAGATGCCGGGTAATACTGGGGAAAATCTGCTAAGCTTACTGGAAAGAAGGCTCGATAATGTTTGTTATTTATTGGGTTTCGCCAAGTCAAGGAATCAGGCAAGGCAACTTGTGAGACATGGTCATGTGCTGGTTAACGGTAAAAAGGTTGATATCCCATCTTATCTCGTTTACGTTAATGATATTATTGAAGTAAGAGAAAACTCAAGGAATATACCCTTTGTGGTAGAAAGTCTTGAAGAAAGAAAGACCTTTGATGTTCCAACGTGGTTAGAGCTCGATAAAGAGCATTTTAGAGGGAGAGTCGTTAGGTTGCCTGAGAGAAGCGACGTTACATTCCCGATTAACGAAACATTGATTGTAGAGCTTTATTCTAAGTGA
- the rpmD gene encoding 50S ribosomal protein L30 produces the protein MKSSIDVDKRHKLTLKALGLGRIGKTKIHKDTPQIRGMINQVAYLLKVEEIEGEEKK, from the coding sequence ATTAAAAGTTCGATAGATGTTGATAAAAGGCATAAATTGACCTTAAAAGCTCTTGGTCTTGGTAGAATTGGAAAGACGAAGATTCATAAAGATACACCACAGATCAGGGGTATGATAAATCAGGTTGCTTATCTGCTTAAGGTTGAAGAAATTGAGGGGGAGGAGAAGAAATGA
- the infA gene encoding translation initiation factor IF-1, translating into MDKKNVIRMEGTVKEVLPNAMFRVTLDNGVVVLAHVSGKMRMNFIKILPGDRVIVELSPYDLTRGRIVFRYK; encoded by the coding sequence ATGGATAAGAAAAACGTAATTAGAATGGAAGGAACGGTAAAAGAAGTTTTGCCTAACGCGATGTTTCGCGTTACCCTTGACAACGGTGTGGTTGTACTTGCTCACGTCTCGGGTAAGATGAGAATGAATTTTATTAAGATCTTGCCCGGGGATCGAGTCATAGTGGAATTATCACCATACGACCTCACAAGAGGTCGTATTGTTTTTAGGTATAAATAG
- the secY gene encoding preprotein translocase subunit SecY, which produces MLKNLDAIPKIGELRKRILFTLFIIVIYRIGTHIPLPGINGQALAEFFKTQFTGTIFGLYDIFVGGALQRAAIFGAGIMPYISASIIIQLLTTTWPYLERLQKEGEHGRRLINRYTRYFTVVVAGIQAFGIALFLSNVVAPSGARVVPNPGPAFMFQTIVSLIAGTLFLMWLGEQITDNGIGNGISVLIFAGSLDSVPYEFANTFQLLRSGSISPLAFLFLLVIIVLTIAGVVMITEAQRRIPIQYAKKIVGRRIYGGQSTYLPLTLNTAGVIPIIFAQTILMIPSNLAMFAKVDFLQNFATKFRPGNVIYDLIYAVLIVFFAYYYTSIVLNPKDLADNLQRYSGFIPGVRPGQKTAEYIDKVMSRILLPGAIAFALIAILPYHIMRWTGAQLYFGGTRILIIVGVALELMQQINSYLIMNQYEGLLKKGKIRGWRG; this is translated from the coding sequence ATGTTAAAGAATCTTGATGCCATACCCAAAATAGGAGAATTACGGAAGAGGATACTTTTTACCCTTTTCATCATAGTGATATACAGAATTGGTACCCATATTCCCCTCCCTGGCATTAACGGTCAAGCTTTAGCTGAGTTTTTCAAAACGCAGTTTACAGGGACCATATTTGGACTCTACGACATCTTCGTTGGAGGTGCATTACAAAGGGCTGCAATTTTCGGTGCTGGAATAATGCCTTACATTTCCGCTTCGATTATCATCCAGTTACTTACAACTACATGGCCCTACTTAGAGAGACTGCAAAAGGAGGGTGAACACGGAAGAAGGCTCATAAACAGGTATACAAGGTATTTTACTGTAGTTGTTGCTGGCATTCAGGCTTTTGGTATTGCCCTCTTTCTATCGAACGTTGTTGCCCCTTCAGGGGCGAGAGTTGTCCCCAATCCGGGTCCAGCCTTTATGTTTCAGACAATAGTATCTCTCATAGCGGGAACTTTGTTTTTAATGTGGCTTGGCGAACAGATTACCGATAATGGAATAGGAAACGGTATTTCTGTACTTATTTTCGCTGGTTCTCTCGATTCTGTTCCATATGAATTTGCCAATACTTTCCAGTTATTGCGTTCTGGTTCTATTTCGCCTCTTGCTTTTCTATTTTTACTTGTGATCATAGTTCTTACAATTGCGGGTGTCGTCATGATTACAGAAGCGCAAAGGCGTATACCCATCCAATATGCGAAAAAGATTGTGGGTAGGAGGATATACGGTGGACAGTCCACATATCTCCCGTTAACTCTTAATACCGCTGGTGTAATTCCTATCATTTTCGCACAAACTATCCTCATGATTCCCAGTAACTTAGCAATGTTTGCAAAGGTAGATTTCTTGCAGAACTTTGCAACTAAGTTCAGGCCAGGAAATGTGATATACGATCTAATCTACGCTGTGTTAATTGTATTTTTTGCCTATTATTATACTTCAATTGTTCTTAATCCCAAGGACCTTGCTGACAACCTTCAAAGGTATTCCGGGTTTATACCAGGCGTAAGACCTGGGCAGAAAACTGCGGAATATATTGATAAAGTAATGAGCCGGATTCTTTTACCCGGTGCAATCGCTTTTGCCCTCATTGCCATTCTCCCTTATCATATAATGAGGTGGACGGGGGCTCAGCTTTATTTTGGAGGAACGAGAATTCTCATTATTGTGGGTGTTGCTCTTGAATTAATGCAACAAATAAACTCCTACTTGATAATGAATCAGTATGAAGGCCTTTTGAAAAAAGGCAAGATCAGGGGATGGAGAGGATAA
- the map gene encoding type I methionyl aminopeptidase, whose product MIYIKKPKEIEMIKKSADILRRVFHKVDEYIRPGITSKELDDFIFETIVSFKAEPAFLGYRGYPASSCISINDEVVHGIPDQRVLKEGDLVKVDIGVNYQGFFSDAAKTYFLGNNGDININRLVSGTKLALMEGMSVIKEGIRVGDISHAIEETANKFKLGVVKILGGHGVGLRLHEDPFIPNFGPKGNGPVLYEGVIIAIEPMFTLGSGDVREKENGWTIVTQDGSLAAHFEETILVTKDGFQNLTKVVYG is encoded by the coding sequence ATGATTTATATCAAAAAACCCAAGGAAATCGAGATGATCAAGAAGTCTGCGGATATCCTCCGCAGAGTTTTTCATAAAGTAGACGAATATATAAGGCCGGGCATCACGTCAAAGGAACTGGATGATTTTATTTTCGAAACTATTGTTAGCTTCAAGGCTGAACCCGCTTTTCTTGGTTACAGAGGATATCCTGCATCAAGCTGTATATCAATCAATGATGAGGTTGTCCATGGAATTCCTGACCAGAGGGTTTTAAAAGAGGGTGACCTTGTTAAAGTGGATATAGGCGTTAATTATCAAGGTTTTTTCAGTGACGCAGCCAAAACGTATTTCCTTGGAAATAATGGTGATATTAACATTAATAGGTTAGTGAGTGGTACGAAACTCGCACTGATGGAAGGGATGTCAGTCATTAAGGAAGGAATCCGGGTTGGTGATATTTCTCATGCAATTGAGGAAACGGCTAACAAATTTAAGCTTGGTGTTGTTAAGATTCTGGGGGGTCATGGGGTAGGACTTAGATTGCACGAAGATCCCTTTATACCCAATTTTGGCCCCAAAGGAAATGGACCGGTACTCTACGAAGGGGTAATCATTGCCATTGAGCCCATGTTTACCTTAGGAAGTGGAGATGTGAGAGAAAAGGAAAATGGTTGGACGATAGTTACACAAGATGGCTCCTTAGCAGCCCATTTTGAAGAGACGATTTTGGTTACTAAGGATGGCTTTCAAAACTTAACTAAGGTGGTTTATGGATAA
- the rpsM gene encoding 30S ribosomal protein S13, with protein sequence MARIAGVDLPRDKKILVALTYIYGIGFSTAKKILEATGISPDKKTKDLTPEEVAKLRDEVSKYKVEGALRAEVQRNIKRLIDIGCYRGLRHQAGLPVRGQRTRCNARTRKGPRGNMFKKKKTAGK encoded by the coding sequence ATGGCAAGGATTGCTGGTGTTGACTTACCAAGAGATAAAAAGATTCTTGTGGCCCTGACCTATATTTATGGAATAGGCTTCTCAACGGCAAAGAAGATACTTGAAGCTACTGGAATCTCACCCGACAAGAAGACGAAGGATTTGACGCCAGAAGAGGTTGCTAAGCTCAGAGACGAGGTTTCCAAATATAAGGTTGAGGGAGCTTTAAGGGCTGAAGTTCAGAGAAACATCAAGAGGTTGATTGACATAGGTTGTTACAGAGGGTTGAGACATCAAGCTGGTCTTCCCGTAAGAGGACAGAGAACCCGTTGCAATGCAAGAACTCGTAAGGGTCCGAGAGGAAACATGTTTAAAAAGAAGAAAACAGCAGGTAAGTAA
- the rpmJ gene encoding 50S ribosomal protein L36, with protein MKVRSSVKKICNKCKIVKRKGRVMVICENPKHKQRQG; from the coding sequence ATGAAGGTAAGGTCTTCTGTCAAAAAGATTTGCAATAAATGTAAAATTGTTAAAAGAAAGGGAAGGGTAATGGTTATTTGTGAAAACCCTAAACACAAGCAAAGACAGGGTTAG